Proteins encoded within one genomic window of Nitrososphaera sp.:
- a CDS encoding CHAT domain-containing protein, whose protein sequence is MVQNKILFLFANPQGTQQLDQDKEYTAVRDGVLSARFRNDFELDQLRQVSLSRLRSELSEFQPQIVHFSGHGTEDGILLFQDKTDGAAEWAPTEAIADLFRIHNADKSRTSDKKIRLVILSACYSDALAQKLKQFVDFVIGMKNAVLDTVAIDFAKEFYSQLAYGSSVQTAFESGKNAIAVAKISGQEIPELQTTKDASSISFAGDGSDGSSNGGSEQTPFLDSLRQQLAIHQRNLQDYNIELASYGGRDVPVKLLRDIDYTKEQ, encoded by the coding sequence ATGGTTCAAAACAAGATACTCTTTCTATTTGCCAACCCTCAGGGCACACAACAGCTTGACCAGGACAAGGAGTATACGGCGGTCAGAGACGGCGTTTTGTCTGCTCGGTTTAGAAACGATTTTGAGCTTGACCAGCTGCGTCAGGTTTCTCTTTCAAGGCTTAGAAGCGAACTTTCAGAATTCCAGCCGCAAATTGTGCACTTTTCAGGACACGGCACCGAGGACGGCATCCTCTTGTTCCAAGATAAAACCGACGGAGCTGCAGAATGGGCTCCAACGGAGGCAATAGCAGATCTGTTCAGAATCCACAATGCTGACAAAAGTCGAACCTCTGATAAAAAAATTCGACTTGTAATTCTCAGCGCTTGCTACTCGGACGCACTTGCACAAAAGCTTAAACAGTTTGTGGATTTTGTAATCGGCATGAAAAACGCAGTTCTCGATACTGTGGCGATTGATTTTGCAAAGGAATTCTACAGCCAACTCGCTTATGGAAGTAGCGTGCAGACCGCCTTTGAGAGCGGCAAGAATGCAATAGCAGTCGCCAAAATATCTGGCCAGGAGATACCAGAACTGCAAACCACAAAAGACGCATCGTCGATTTCATTCGCAGGGGATGGCTCGGACGGAAGCTCTAACGGTGGTTCAGAACAAACTCCCTTTCTCGACTCGCTCAGGCAGCAGCTGGCAATACATCAGCGAAACCTCCAGGACTACAATATTGAATTGGCTAGTTACGGCGGCAGAGACGTACCGGTAAAGCTTCTACGCGACATAGATTACACAAAGGAGCAGA